The following are encoded together in the Planctomycetaceae bacterium genome:
- a CDS encoding chemotaxis protein CheW, translated as MAQNVIQTESKNKLSDKEGKYLTFALGSEEYGLEILKVREIIGYMDITAVPQTPSYVKGVINLRGQVIPVVDLRAKFGMETAKVTDETCIIVVEIHQEGHKFSTGIVVDHVQEVLDIDGENIEEAPQFGSSVNTDFILGIGKVGESVKILLDIDKVLGSDDGLESIGQI; from the coding sequence ATGGCTCAGAATGTAATTCAAACCGAGTCAAAAAACAAACTTAGCGATAAAGAGGGCAAGTATCTCACTTTCGCTTTAGGCTCGGAAGAATACGGTCTGGAAATCCTGAAAGTCCGTGAAATCATCGGATACATGGACATTACAGCCGTTCCTCAAACACCTTCTTATGTAAAAGGTGTCATCAACCTGCGAGGGCAGGTAATACCCGTTGTAGATTTACGGGCAAAGTTCGGAATGGAAACCGCAAAAGTTACTGATGAAACATGCATCATAGTAGTCGAAATTCACCAGGAAGGCCATAAGTTCAGCACAGGCATCGTAGTTGACCACGTGCAGGAAGTACTGGACATCGATGGTGAAAACATCGAAGAAGCACCGCAATTCGGCTCATCTGTTAATACTGATTTCATTCTCGGTATTGGTAAAGTCGGCGAATCTGTGAAAATCCTGCTGGACATAGACAAGGTGCTTGGCAGCGACGATGGCCTTGAAAGTATCGGACAAATATAA